Proteins from a single region of Thermococcus alcaliphilus:
- a CDS encoding OBG GTPase family GTP-binding protein: protein MPTNVTAEYLAAEEEYRQAKTIPEKIRALEKMYATVPKHKGTEKLRLQIKRKLAELRKELEKQQSQRKGGGYSFSVKKEGAAQIVLAGLPNVGKSSLLKVLAGVDADVADYPFTTVEPIPGMMKHKDVQIQLVEVPGLIEGAALGKGMGTQLLSVIRNADAIAIVVDLSQDPIKQMEIILKEFERAGIKINKRKPKVEIKRMPMGGIVINGQDLIQGDISEVMKMLREEGIHSAEITVKEPVTLEEFSDALDESLVWRKAIIIANKGDAPGSKENYEKLVKAYGDRFKIVPVSAKKMANIETLKEELYELAGIIRVFTKSPGEEPAYPPIALKKGSTVLDVAERIHKDFAKNFKYARVWGKSAKFPGQRVGPDHVLEDGDIVEIHAR from the coding sequence ATGCCAACAAACGTAACAGCAGAATATCTAGCGGCGGAAGAGGAATACAGACAAGCTAAAACAATACCTGAAAAAATAAGGGCATTAGAGAAAATGTATGCCACTGTGCCAAAGCACAAGGGAACAGAGAAGCTCAGACTCCAAATAAAGAGAAAGCTAGCAGAGCTCAGGAAAGAACTGGAAAAGCAGCAAAGCCAACGAAAAGGGGGAGGTTATTCATTTAGCGTTAAAAAGGAAGGTGCCGCCCAGATAGTTCTCGCGGGTTTGCCAAACGTCGGAAAATCTTCACTTCTTAAGGTTCTTGCGGGCGTTGATGCGGATGTTGCCGATTACCCTTTCACGACAGTTGAGCCAATTCCGGGCATGATGAAGCACAAAGACGTTCAGATCCAACTCGTGGAAGTGCCGGGTTTGATAGAAGGAGCTGCCCTGGGTAAAGGCATGGGGACGCAGCTTTTGAGCGTCATAAGAAATGCCGATGCAATAGCTATCGTCGTTGATCTTTCTCAAGACCCAATAAAGCAGATGGAGATAATATTGAAAGAATTTGAACGTGCTGGAATAAAAATCAACAAAAGAAAGCCAAAAGTGGAGATAAAGAGAATGCCAATGGGTGGAATTGTAATCAACGGGCAGGATTTGATCCAGGGAGATATAAGCGAAGTCATGAAAATGCTTAGGGAAGAAGGCATTCACAGTGCTGAGATCACTGTAAAGGAACCTGTTACCCTTGAAGAGTTTTCAGATGCTCTTGATGAGAGCCTCGTATGGAGGAAGGCAATAATCATTGCCAACAAAGGCGATGCACCGGGGAGCAAAGAGAACTACGAAAAGCTCGTTAAAGCTTATGGGGATAGGTTTAAAATAGTGCCCGTTTCTGCGAAAAAGATGGCAAATATTGAAACTCTCAAAGAAGAGCTCTATGAACTTGCAGGTATAATAAGGGTTTTCACCAAATCACCTGGTGAAGAGCCGGCTTATCCTCCTATCGCCCTTAAAAAAGGCTCAACCGTTCTTGATGTGGCGGAGAGAATCCATAAAGACTTCGCAAAGAACTTTAAGTATGCAAGGGTGTGGGGAAAGAGCGCAAAGTTCCCAGGACAGAGAGTTGGGCCAGATCATGTTCTTGAAGATGGAGATATAGTTGAGATTCATGCTAGGTAA
- a CDS encoding NAD(P)/FAD-dependent oxidoreductase gives MPHKELPNKSEIVIIGGGIVGVTLAHELAKRGEEVIVLEKRFIGSGSTFRCGTGIRQQFNDEANVQVMKRSVELWEKYSKEYGFSFEQTGYLFLLYDDEEVEEFKKNISIQNRFGVPTRLITPEEAKEIVPLLDISEVVAASWNPTDGKADPFHSTTAFALHAEEMGAKLYEYTEVKEIIVENGEIKGVKTNRGVVNTGIVVNATNAWAKLINAMAKVPVHIPIEPYKHQAVITQPIKEGAVKPMVISFKYGHAYLTQTNHGGIVGGVGYEVGPTYDLNPSYQFMKEVSYYFTKIIPALRELLILRTWAGYYAKTPDSNPAIGRINEIDEYYIAAGFSGHGFMMAPAVAEMLSDLITKGKSKLPIEWYDPYRFERGELRGKALQMG, from the coding sequence ATGCCGCATAAAGAGCTTCCAAATAAGAGTGAAATTGTCATTATTGGTGGCGGGATTGTAGGGGTTACTTTGGCTCATGAACTCGCAAAAAGAGGAGAGGAAGTTATAGTTCTTGAGAAGCGCTTTATAGGTTCTGGTTCGACTTTCCGCTGCGGTACTGGAATAAGACAGCAGTTTAACGATGAAGCTAACGTGCAAGTAATGAAGCGTTCGGTTGAACTTTGGGAAAAATACAGCAAGGAATATGGCTTTTCATTTGAGCAAACGGGATACCTTTTCTTGCTATATGATGACGAGGAGGTAGAGGAATTCAAAAAGAACATATCAATTCAGAATCGTTTCGGTGTTCCTACGAGGCTCATAACTCCAGAAGAGGCGAAAGAGATAGTGCCCCTTTTAGATATAAGTGAAGTAGTTGCCGCATCTTGGAACCCCACGGATGGAAAAGCTGATCCGTTCCATTCGACCACTGCATTTGCACTTCATGCCGAGGAGATGGGGGCAAAGTTATACGAGTACACGGAAGTCAAGGAGATCATAGTTGAAAATGGGGAAATTAAGGGCGTGAAAACAAATCGTGGCGTTGTTAATACAGGAATCGTCGTAAATGCCACAAACGCATGGGCTAAGCTAATAAACGCAATGGCTAAAGTACCGGTGCATATCCCTATTGAGCCATACAAACACCAGGCGGTTATAACTCAGCCAATAAAAGAGGGAGCAGTGAAACCCATGGTAATATCCTTTAAATACGGTCACGCGTATTTAACCCAAACGAATCACGGAGGAATCGTCGGTGGCGTCGGATACGAAGTTGGTCCCACATATGACCTTAATCCAAGCTATCAGTTCATGAAGGAAGTGAGCTATTACTTTACTAAGATAATCCCAGCCTTGAGAGAGCTCCTTATATTGAGGACGTGGGCAGGCTACTACGCAAAGACCCCAGATAGCAACCCTGCAATTGGAAGGATAAATGAAATAGATGAATACTACATTGCGGCTGGTTTTAGTGGCCACGGCTTCATGATGGCTCCAGCAGTTGCGGAAATGCTCTCGGATTTAATAACAAAAGGAAAAAGCAAACTCCCAATTGAGTGGTATGACCCCTATCGCTTTGAAAGAGGTGAACTAAGGGGTAAAGCTCTGCAAATGGGTTAA
- a CDS encoding Lrp/AsnC family transcriptional regulator, whose amino-acid sequence MKGLLDEIDKEILRVLQKNSRTPLREISKRVGLAESTVYERIKKLKERGIIKKFTIILDPESLGFHLLAFILIKAKAGKYAEVAEKLIAYPEIVEIYETTGDYDMILKIRTRSSEELNDFLDKIGEIEGVVATHTMVVLKIHKETTELPL is encoded by the coding sequence ATGAAGGGACTTTTAGATGAAATTGATAAGGAAATCTTGAGGGTGCTTCAAAAAAATAGCCGTACTCCCCTGAGAGAAATATCCAAGCGAGTTGGACTTGCAGAATCAACAGTCTATGAAAGGATTAAGAAGCTGAAGGAGAGAGGAATAATAAAGAAATTCACGATTATCCTTGATCCAGAGTCCCTTGGCTTTCATCTGCTGGCTTTCATATTGATAAAGGCAAAAGCTGGAAAGTATGCTGAAGTTGCCGAGAAGCTCATCGCCTATCCAGAGATAGTGGAAATTTATGAAACCACGGGCGATTACGACATGATACTCAAGATAAGAACGAGGAGCAGCGAAGAGCTCAACGACTTTCTTGATAAGATAGGGGAGATAGAAGGCGTTGTTGCGACCCATACAATGGTCGTGCTGAAGATACACAAAGAGACAACCGAGCTTCCACTTTAA
- a CDS encoding sodium/proline symporter, translated as MNPGVLLGFLVYLVILAYIGWWANKFTKTEDQYFVGGRKVHILAASLSDKASDFSGWLMLGYPGAAFKAGLGAFWAGIGCLFGTLADYVLIGPRLRIYAGKFRAITVPDYLEARLKDNTKLIRIIGAAIILVFMTAYVAAQFAAGGKALSEAFNISINSGILLTVAILTAYVITGGFFAVVWTDVVQALFMVSTLIIVPLLALGKVGGLERATSLIAQADPAKLHPFGGAVGIAAIIFAIGYASWIVGYLGQPHIVTRYMSVEDPRKLRRPGIFISGIWTILVLWGAFFAGFLGFALYQGGMLKVSDPEKVIPAMALELMPSWLAGFVIAGIISAIMSTADSQLLVASSAVSRDLYHKVLGKELGKKQMVNIGRVVVLAIAIIAMYYAMSGSKFVYAMVATAWGGLAVGFGPILTLSLWWKRVTKEAGIIGMAYGLLSEVLLEAKIYGWAFHPDAPGIFGVIGGWFKDVPVFFVNFFVTLVIIIIVSLLTKPPEDVVKLHEDLFRKVPIEEGKSKVMEARAKSQVENVAAFVKAKGIA; from the coding sequence ATGAACCCCGGAGTTCTACTTGGATTTTTAGTATATTTGGTGATTTTGGCTTACATCGGTTGGTGGGCTAACAAGTTCACAAAGACAGAAGACCAGTACTTTGTGGGTGGAAGGAAAGTCCACATTTTGGCTGCTTCATTGAGTGATAAAGCAAGTGATTTCAGTGGATGGTTAATGCTTGGATATCCTGGAGCCGCCTTTAAAGCCGGTTTGGGAGCGTTTTGGGCAGGAATTGGGTGTCTCTTTGGAACACTGGCAGACTATGTGTTAATTGGCCCAAGACTTAGAATCTATGCAGGTAAATTCAGAGCAATAACAGTGCCAGATTACCTTGAGGCAAGATTGAAGGACAATACAAAGTTAATTAGAATAATTGGTGCGGCCATTATCCTAGTATTTATGACGGCCTATGTGGCAGCTCAGTTCGCAGCTGGAGGTAAGGCATTAAGTGAAGCATTTAACATAAGCATAAACAGCGGTATACTCCTTACTGTGGCCATATTAACAGCTTATGTTATTACGGGAGGTTTCTTTGCAGTAGTTTGGACAGATGTTGTTCAGGCACTCTTCATGGTGTCCACACTTATCATTGTACCACTCCTAGCACTAGGAAAGGTAGGAGGGCTTGAAAGGGCGACCTCCTTGATAGCCCAGGCAGACCCTGCTAAGCTACATCCCTTTGGAGGAGCAGTTGGGATAGCGGCAATAATCTTTGCCATAGGATATGCTTCATGGATAGTAGGATACTTGGGCCAGCCCCATATAGTCACGAGGTACATGAGTGTTGAAGATCCCAGAAAGCTTAGAAGACCTGGAATATTTATAAGTGGTATCTGGACAATTCTTGTGCTGTGGGGAGCTTTCTTTGCGGGATTCCTTGGATTCGCACTTTATCAAGGCGGCATGTTGAAAGTCTCTGATCCAGAAAAAGTTATTCCTGCAATGGCACTTGAGCTAATGCCCTCATGGCTTGCAGGGTTTGTTATAGCCGGTATAATCTCAGCTATAATGAGTACAGCAGATTCACAGCTTTTGGTGGCGTCTTCAGCAGTCTCGAGAGACTTATACCACAAAGTACTTGGTAAAGAGCTTGGAAAGAAGCAGATGGTTAACATAGGTAGGGTAGTTGTTCTGGCGATTGCAATTATAGCCATGTACTACGCAATGAGCGGGAGCAAATTTGTCTATGCGATGGTTGCCACTGCGTGGGGAGGTTTAGCAGTAGGATTTGGACCAATACTTACCCTCAGCCTATGGTGGAAGCGCGTTACAAAAGAAGCTGGAATCATAGGAATGGCGTACGGACTGCTCAGCGAAGTCCTTTTAGAGGCAAAAATCTATGGATGGGCATTCCACCCCGATGCTCCAGGAATATTTGGGGTAATAGGCGGTTGGTTCAAAGACGTTCCAGTGTTCTTCGTTAACTTCTTTGTAACTCTGGTGATAATAATCATAGTCAGCCTCTTAACTAAGCCACCAGAAGATGTTGTAAAACTCCACGAAGACCTCTTTAGGAAGGTGCCAATAGAAGAGGGCAAGAGCAAAGTCATGGAAGCAAGAGCAAAGAGCCAAGTTGAAAACGTTGCAGCCTTTGTAAAGGCTAAGGGCATTGCTTGA
- a CDS encoding FAD-dependent oxidoreductase has protein sequence MRPLDLYEKDASKKVTIYFEGKALEAYEGEKLPVALLANGIYWITTSLQGRKRGAFTFGPLPVIVNGIKNMDGRKTLVKDGMRIERQNYGEFQETVEIDESKGVLREVVDVAIIGGGIAGIGAALELQDYLTVALIEERGWLGGLMSLKSTQQEGFGGEPKKVIKELTSQFNENVKVFKGTIALGVFDEGEYFLVPVVKKDQLIEIMAKRVVLATGAVENILLFENNEFPGIFRLDFALEVINKWGVAPGKRVAVVGRKPERIIPELEKWNIEYIVVPNPKRVEGEEKVERLIDTNGNVYEVDAVIVSDYRLPDINPITQAGGKLKFKWGYYVPVLDEQNRIRDGIYVAGSANGIKPHYANYLEGKLVGAYILREFGYEATPAVYREKLEEYEPEPMPMQRIEFKDMNLEDVQICGCDVNLKKVDDVVKKGITDLQIVKRLTHLAMGFCQGRFCLFNGALLVSQRTGIDMAKIDLPVARPPLKNVRMKVTAVRE, from the coding sequence ATGCGCCCGCTGGATCTGTATGAGAAAGACGCTTCTAAGAAAGTCACTATATATTTTGAGGGCAAAGCTCTGGAAGCATATGAAGGAGAAAAACTTCCAGTTGCACTGCTTGCAAACGGCATTTACTGGATAACGACCAGTCTTCAGGGAAGGAAAAGGGGTGCATTCACTTTTGGCCCGTTGCCGGTCATTGTAAATGGCATCAAAAACATGGATGGAAGAAAAACCCTCGTTAAGGATGGAATGAGAATAGAGAGGCAGAACTACGGGGAATTTCAAGAAACTGTGGAAATAGACGAAAGTAAGGGAGTTCTCAGGGAGGTTGTTGACGTCGCTATAATAGGCGGAGGAATTGCTGGAATAGGTGCAGCTTTGGAGCTTCAGGATTATCTAACAGTTGCCCTAATCGAAGAGAGGGGATGGCTTGGGGGCTTAATGTCCCTAAAGAGCACCCAGCAGGAAGGATTTGGGGGAGAACCCAAGAAGGTCATCAAGGAACTGACCTCTCAATTCAACGAGAACGTTAAGGTCTTCAAGGGTACAATAGCTCTTGGGGTTTTTGATGAAGGGGAATACTTCTTGGTTCCCGTAGTCAAAAAAGATCAGCTGATAGAAATAATGGCGAAGAGGGTTGTATTAGCTACTGGGGCTGTGGAAAATATTCTTCTCTTTGAGAACAACGAGTTTCCGGGTATCTTTAGGCTCGACTTTGCTCTTGAGGTTATAAACAAGTGGGGAGTTGCTCCTGGTAAGAGAGTTGCCGTCGTTGGAAGAAAGCCCGAGAGAATAATACCAGAGCTTGAGAAATGGAACATTGAGTACATTGTAGTGCCAAATCCAAAGCGCGTTGAAGGGGAAGAGAAAGTTGAGAGGCTTATAGATACCAACGGCAATGTGTATGAAGTTGATGCAGTCATTGTGAGCGATTACCGCTTGCCCGATATAAACCCAATCACTCAAGCAGGAGGAAAGCTCAAATTCAAATGGGGCTACTATGTCCCGGTTCTTGATGAACAAAACCGCATAAGAGATGGGATATATGTTGCGGGAAGTGCAAATGGAATAAAGCCCCACTATGCCAATTATCTGGAGGGTAAACTTGTAGGGGCTTACATCCTAAGGGAATTTGGCTACGAGGCCACTCCAGCAGTTTACAGAGAAAAGCTTGAGGAATATGAGCCCGAGCCAATGCCCATGCAGAGGATAGAGTTCAAGGACATGAACCTAGAGGATGTCCAAATATGCGGCTGTGATGTCAACCTAAAGAAAGTTGACGATGTAGTAAAGAAGGGAATAACTGATTTGCAGATCGTGAAGCGCCTTACCCACTTGGCAATGGGATTCTGCCAAGGAAGATTCTGCTTATTCAATGGTGCACTGCTTGTTAGCCAGAGAACCGGAATAGATATGGCTAAAATAGACCTTCCCGTTGCAAGACCCCCGCTTAAGAATGTTAGAATGAAAGTTACCGCTGTAAGGGAGTGA
- a CDS encoding FAD-dependent oxidoreductase — translation MRLTEHPILNFERVRGKEITIYFEGKPIKAYEGETIAMALHAAGIRTFQHSTKKHRPRGLFCAIGKCSSCLMKVNGIPNVRTCITLVEEGMQIERQEEKPALPKTTKPPKWKEPPRIEADVIVIGGGPAGMMAAIHARDAGAKVVLLDENPMLGGQLVKQTHKFFGKREQFAGVRGIKIAEILSEELKRRNIEIFLETSAIMLLQNGEEKLVVGVKKNKELIEFKGKTVVVATGAMERMIPFENNDLPGVYGAGAIQTLMNTYGVKPGDRVLIVGAGNVGLILAYQLYQAGVKVEAIVEAMPKIGGYFVHAAKVRRLGIPILTRHTILRAEGKEKVERAVVAQLDENWNVIPGTEKVFEVDVIALAVGLRPSIELLHQVGCQIKYVPELGGHVVIRDSRMETTVKGIFVAGDSAGIEEATTAMLEGKIAGIGAALAAGVASPEWLKEIEKAQKELEEFRSGPFGRKVLEGLKKVVVE, via the coding sequence ATGCGACTCACTGAACATCCTATTTTAAATTTTGAAAGAGTACGCGGAAAAGAGATTACAATTTATTTTGAAGGAAAGCCGATAAAAGCCTACGAAGGCGAAACAATTGCAATGGCTCTCCATGCTGCGGGTATAAGGACTTTCCAGCACTCCACGAAGAAGCACAGGCCAAGGGGGCTTTTCTGTGCAATTGGGAAGTGTTCCTCATGCCTAATGAAGGTAAACGGTATCCCAAACGTAAGGACTTGTATAACACTTGTTGAAGAAGGCATGCAAATAGAGAGGCAAGAAGAAAAGCCTGCCTTGCCTAAAACCACAAAGCCCCCCAAGTGGAAAGAACCGCCGAGAATAGAGGCAGACGTGATTGTGATTGGCGGTGGTCCAGCCGGAATGATGGCCGCTATACATGCGAGAGATGCTGGGGCAAAGGTTGTTCTCTTAGATGAAAACCCGATGCTCGGAGGACAATTGGTTAAGCAGACCCACAAGTTCTTTGGTAAGAGAGAACAGTTTGCTGGAGTTAGGGGAATAAAAATTGCCGAAATATTAAGCGAAGAGCTCAAGAGAAGAAACATTGAAATTTTCTTGGAAACCTCCGCAATAATGCTTTTACAAAATGGAGAGGAGAAGCTCGTTGTTGGAGTTAAAAAGAACAAGGAGCTGATAGAATTCAAAGGGAAGACTGTTGTTGTCGCAACGGGAGCAATGGAAAGGATGATTCCCTTTGAGAACAACGATTTGCCAGGAGTTTATGGAGCTGGTGCGATTCAAACCCTAATGAACACTTATGGAGTAAAGCCGGGAGATAGAGTTTTGATAGTAGGAGCTGGCAACGTGGGACTAATTCTAGCATACCAGCTCTACCAAGCGGGAGTGAAAGTTGAGGCGATAGTTGAAGCAATGCCAAAGATAGGAGGCTATTTCGTTCATGCAGCCAAAGTTAGGAGACTAGGCATTCCAATACTCACAAGGCATACAATCCTAAGAGCAGAGGGCAAAGAAAAAGTTGAAAGAGCGGTTGTTGCTCAGCTCGATGAGAATTGGAACGTTATTCCGGGAACTGAGAAAGTCTTTGAAGTTGATGTAATAGCCTTAGCCGTTGGATTGAGGCCGAGTATAGAGCTTCTTCACCAAGTTGGATGTCAGATAAAGTACGTTCCAGAGCTTGGTGGTCACGTTGTGATTAGGGACTCGAGGATGGAGACAACGGTGAAGGGTATTTTTGTTGCTGGTGATTCGGCAGGTATTGAAGAGGCCACAACCGCAATGCTTGAAGGAAAGATAGCCGGAATTGGAGCTGCTTTAGCTGCGGGAGTTGCATCTCCAGAATGGCTTAAGGAGATAGAGAAAGCCCAGAAAGAGCTTGAAGAGTTCAGGAGCGGGCCATTTGGAAGAAAGGTTCTTGAAGGCCTTAAGAAGGTGGTGGTAGAATGA